A single region of the Runella slithyformis DSM 19594 genome encodes:
- a CDS encoding serine hydrolase, producing MKKQVIICLTFSLIQVTCQAQIPAFVTDSLDAYIARAMQVWQIPGVAVCVVKDGQIIHQKGYGVRRFGTIEAVNEHTVFPIASVTKTFVGTAWATLEAEKKVQLNQPLKQILPSFSMNHKLYEAQISIADVLSHRSGWKTFQGDLLNTESSLSQEIMLRKFGLIEPAYPIRTRFGYSNFGFMLAGEALQSVSGQDWATFLQKRFFEPLGMNRTFTKAEAIQRATNISTPHSLSANQIVPLLHDEINPQAYGGVYSSVHDLGIWLRVLLEKGDFEGKQIIPESAIQKMWMSHTIIGKDFAADRHRYFKTYGLGWELMQYQNQEVVQHGGAYAGTLTMVGLIPTLRLGVVILTNQDGHLLQEALKWQIFDAFLEKPAPDYVQVIAERRRKRKTEQPITQNAAEKPVSEVPFSVPMETLIGTYENEVYGKTTVERRNGDYILRLENHPKVEAVLTASGASEMTCTYNHPMFGKTALPVEINNGKVKGFTLFVDAFIEGDGYVFRKII from the coding sequence ATGAAAAAACAAGTTATCATTTGCCTGACATTCAGTTTGATTCAAGTGACTTGTCAAGCCCAAATACCCGCATTTGTAACCGACAGCCTTGATGCTTACATCGCTCGAGCCATGCAGGTTTGGCAGATTCCCGGGGTGGCGGTTTGTGTGGTCAAGGATGGACAGATCATTCATCAAAAAGGCTACGGAGTGCGGCGTTTCGGTACGATAGAAGCAGTCAATGAGCATACCGTTTTTCCAATTGCTTCGGTTACGAAAACCTTTGTCGGAACGGCTTGGGCTACGCTTGAAGCCGAAAAAAAAGTACAACTTAACCAGCCGTTGAAACAAATACTTCCCTCATTCAGTATGAATCATAAACTGTACGAGGCACAAATCTCCATAGCCGATGTGCTTTCGCATCGGTCGGGCTGGAAAACCTTTCAGGGTGATTTGCTCAACACTGAGTCGTCGCTTAGCCAAGAAATTATGCTCCGGAAATTTGGCTTGATTGAACCTGCCTATCCGATTCGCACGCGGTTTGGGTACTCCAATTTTGGCTTTATGCTGGCAGGCGAAGCCCTCCAATCGGTTTCCGGGCAAGATTGGGCTACTTTTTTGCAGAAAAGATTTTTTGAGCCGCTCGGTATGAACCGAACTTTTACCAAAGCCGAGGCTATCCAAAGAGCCACGAATATTTCAACACCCCACAGCCTCTCAGCCAATCAAATAGTACCATTGCTCCATGACGAAATCAACCCACAAGCCTACGGCGGTGTTTATTCGTCGGTACATGATTTGGGCATTTGGCTCCGTGTTTTATTGGAAAAAGGGGATTTTGAAGGCAAACAAATCATTCCCGAATCAGCCATTCAAAAGATGTGGATGAGCCACACCATCATTGGCAAAGACTTTGCAGCTGACCGTCACCGTTATTTCAAAACGTATGGTTTGGGTTGGGAACTGATGCAGTACCAAAATCAGGAGGTAGTTCAGCACGGCGGGGCGTATGCAGGTACGCTCACGATGGTGGGATTAATACCTACGCTTCGGTTGGGAGTGGTCATATTGACCAATCAAGACGGGCACTTGCTTCAGGAAGCGCTGAAATGGCAAATTTTCGACGCTTTTTTGGAAAAGCCTGCCCCCGATTATGTCCAAGTCATCGCAGAACGACGACGAAAACGAAAAACAGAGCAACCCATAACCCAAAATGCTGCCGAAAAGCCCGTTTCCGAAGTGCCTTTTTCAGTACCAATGGAGACATTGATAGGTACTTACGAAAACGAAGTGTATGGAAAAACAACCGTTGAGCGGCGTAATGGTGACTACATTTTACGGCTCGAAAATCACCCAAAAGTGGAAGCTGTCCTGACAGCATCGGGAGCTTCGGAAATGACGTGTACTTACAATCATCCCATGTTTGGCAAAACAGCGTTGCCCGTCGAAATCAATAACGGAAAAGTGAAAGGTTTTACGCTTTTTGTAGATGCATTCATTGAAGGGGATGGTTATGTGTTTCGTAAAATAATCTGA
- a CDS encoding LytR/AlgR family response regulator transcription factor, which produces MNIFIIEDEPLAVQKLTKLLFEVAPHVQIEGTADGIESSVEWLQTHPTPDLLLMDIELCDGQSFEIFNQIEVKSPVIFTTSYDEYAIQAFKVNSVDYLLKPIKREDLERALQKYEKLNRPHGQAIDISRLINELQKQNQPKEYRTRFLVKQGQRLLPVETTDIAYFFSEDGLTFFMTRDRIRHLLDYTLEELDTMLDPKQFFRISRQFILEVRSVTQIHNHFNGKLKLDLRPSIDKEVTVSRERVSDFKDWMGR; this is translated from the coding sequence ATGAATATATTCATCATCGAAGATGAGCCGTTGGCTGTTCAAAAACTCACTAAGCTGCTCTTCGAAGTAGCCCCACATGTCCAAATTGAAGGTACTGCCGACGGCATCGAAAGTTCGGTAGAATGGCTCCAAACCCATCCAACACCCGATTTGCTTTTAATGGACATCGAACTTTGCGACGGGCAGAGTTTTGAGATTTTCAACCAAATCGAAGTAAAAAGTCCCGTTATTTTTACCACTTCCTATGATGAGTATGCCATTCAGGCGTTTAAGGTAAATAGCGTTGATTATCTGCTTAAACCCATCAAACGAGAAGATTTGGAGCGTGCTTTGCAGAAGTACGAAAAGCTCAATCGGCCTCACGGTCAGGCTATTGATATCTCCAGGCTCATTAATGAACTTCAAAAGCAAAACCAACCCAAAGAATACCGCACGCGCTTTCTGGTCAAACAGGGACAGCGCCTGTTGCCCGTCGAAACGACCGATATTGCCTATTTCTTTTCGGAAGACGGCCTCACCTTTTTCATGACCCGCGACCGCATCAGGCACTTACTTGATTATACCCTCGAAGAACTTGACACCATGCTCGACCCAAAGCAATTTTTTCGTATCAGTCGGCAATTTATTTTGGAGGTGAGGTCAGTTACCCAAATCCACAATCATTTTAATGGTAAGCTCAAACTCGACCTCAGACCTTCTATTGATAAAGAGGTGACGGTAAGCCGCGAACGAGTGAGTGATTTCAAGGATTGGATGGGCCGATAA
- a CDS encoding sensor histidine kinase gives MKTNQKTYKRQEATTLNDKWLRFVGVPILSIVGQWLFFDTPQLVVQDYPIVRYGINLIYSVSLWEVCRKIIIYSRTRYPNFEDNTKRLMLQLLGFVVSIFFIRTLLNSLLYFTIFTKGFDVFNFIYGAFITTLFLIPFAAVYEIIFFYQGWKVSNIEAEELRKMNLQSQLESIQAQINPHFLFNNLNTLSSLIQSDTGSAEQFLEELSSVYRYLLQKNQGRLSRLSEELSFVDSYIYILQMRFREAFVFEKNIAERWLSYQIPTHTLQVLLENAVRHNVISLKKPLNIKLFVEDGKLVCSNTFQKKNLTVATNQQGLNKIIQKYQLLSRQAVEIIANEQIFEVKLPLLNP, from the coding sequence ATGAAAACCAATCAAAAAACATATAAAAGGCAGGAAGCGACAACGCTCAACGACAAATGGCTCCGATTTGTGGGCGTGCCGATATTGAGTATTGTGGGTCAATGGCTTTTTTTTGATACCCCTCAACTGGTTGTTCAAGATTACCCGATTGTCAGGTATGGTATTAATTTAATCTACTCAGTCTCTTTGTGGGAAGTGTGCCGTAAAATCATCATCTATTCCCGTACCCGGTATCCGAATTTTGAAGATAATACCAAGCGCCTCATGCTGCAATTGCTGGGTTTTGTGGTGTCTATCTTCTTCATACGTACACTACTCAACAGCCTGCTTTACTTTACGATTTTTACTAAAGGATTTGATGTTTTCAATTTTATTTATGGCGCTTTTATCACTACGCTGTTCTTGATTCCGTTTGCGGCGGTGTATGAAATCATTTTTTTCTATCAAGGCTGGAAAGTATCCAATATCGAAGCCGAAGAATTGCGTAAAATGAATCTGCAAAGTCAGTTGGAGTCAATTCAAGCGCAGATCAATCCCCATTTTTTGTTCAACAACCTTAATACCCTATCGTCATTGATTCAGTCGGACACGGGCAGTGCCGAGCAGTTTTTGGAAGAATTGTCAAGTGTATATCGTTATCTGCTTCAAAAAAACCAGGGCCGGCTCAGTCGTCTGTCGGAAGAACTGTCGTTTGTAGATTCATACATTTATATTTTACAGATGCGATTTCGGGAGGCTTTTGTATTTGAAAAAAATATTGCGGAGCGTTGGCTATCCTATCAGATTCCGACGCACACTTTGCAGGTACTGCTCGAAAATGCCGTGCGTCATAATGTAATTTCACTTAAAAAACCTTTAAACATTAAGTTATTTGTAGAAGACGGCAAACTGGTATGTTCGAATACTTTTCAGAAAAAAAACCTGACTGTCGCAACCAATCAGCAGGGTTTGAATAAAATCATTCAGAAGTATCAACTGCTCTCGCGCCAAGCCGTCGAAATCATTGCCAATGAGCAGATTTTTGAAGTAAAATTGCCGCTGTTAAATCCATGA
- a CDS encoding sensor histidine kinase, producing the protein MVKIKDRWIRIIGIPVFAGMSAYSYTFYLGSAPEVVAVALIVCMLETWSIWEAIRLVIKKVRWRYPDLVDTRKRMIFQFVYSSIVISVFQLLCIQINNRIPLMRVEYTARMYLWAITNSTFILLLVFSIYEAFYFYHKLREKREETARLKKERVEQQLENLKDQINPHFLFNSLNTLSSLISIDAEKANHFLEEMAVVYRYLLRNNEVPLCNLEEELNFIRAYFHLLQTRHGAGVALQIEVGEACLKRHIPPLTLQLLVENAVKHNVVSLSKPLTIRVYTSFIESDKLSERLVVENNLQKKKIAVASNKVGLSNIIEKYALLHPVPVEVTQNETLFRVCLPLIV; encoded by the coding sequence ATGGTAAAGATCAAAGACCGTTGGATACGTATCATTGGCATTCCTGTTTTTGCAGGGATGTCTGCATACTCCTACACGTTTTATTTAGGCAGTGCCCCGGAAGTTGTGGCAGTGGCTTTGATCGTTTGTATGTTAGAAACCTGGAGCATTTGGGAGGCGATAAGGCTGGTGATAAAAAAGGTGAGGTGGCGCTACCCCGACCTTGTAGATACCCGCAAAAGAATGATTTTTCAGTTTGTGTATAGTTCTATCGTAATATCTGTATTTCAACTCTTATGCATTCAAATCAACAACCGTATTCCGCTCATGCGGGTAGAGTATACGGCGAGAATGTACCTGTGGGCCATAACCAACAGCACTTTTATTTTGCTGCTGGTTTTTTCGATTTATGAAGCATTTTATTTTTATCATAAGCTGCGTGAAAAACGTGAAGAGACCGCCCGCCTCAAAAAAGAACGGGTGGAGCAGCAACTCGAAAACCTCAAAGACCAAATCAATCCGCATTTTTTATTCAATAGCCTCAATACGCTCTCCTCGCTCATTTCGATCGATGCCGAAAAAGCCAATCATTTTTTGGAAGAAATGGCGGTGGTATATAGGTATCTGCTCCGCAACAACGAAGTACCGTTGTGTAATTTGGAAGAAGAATTGAATTTTATTCGGGCGTATTTTCATCTTCTCCAAACCCGCCACGGCGCCGGAGTGGCTTTGCAAATAGAAGTAGGAGAAGCCTGCCTCAAACGCCATATTCCACCCCTTACACTTCAGCTACTCGTCGAAAATGCGGTAAAGCACAACGTGGTTTCTTTATCTAAACCTTTGACTATCAGAGTATATACCAGTTTTATCGAAAGTGATAAACTTTCTGAAAGGCTGGTAGTAGAAAACAACTTACAGAAAAAGAAAATTGCAGTAGCTTCCAACAAAGTGGGTCTGAGTAACATCATCGAAAAATACGCACTCCTTCACCCTGTACCCGTGGAAGTGACCCAAAACGAAACTCTCTTTCGCGTGTGCCTGCCGCTAATTGTATAA